One segment of Macrotis lagotis isolate mMagLag1 chromosome 1, bilby.v1.9.chrom.fasta, whole genome shotgun sequence DNA contains the following:
- the LOC141512167 gene encoding uncharacterized protein LOC141512167, protein MAPGRHSPPPQVVMTFKDVTVDFTPEEWNLLDDAQKQLHKVVMLENAQNFLFLGLPVPRKNLFIHLEQESLRISCLDGTSFDEISTNLKMTSWNDYSCYSEERAHLGKHQRNYIVENGYKYTQPQKPFRRGSSITRPKRIHTDQKSYECGKTFMYNSSLPEQQRSHHSKTPYFCNQCGKGFKWCSRLTVHQRIHTGEKPYECNQCGKAFTQRESLARHQRILTGETLYGCNQFGKTFSCTSTLAVHQRINTGKKAYECNHCGKTFRESSNFAVHQRIHTGEKPYECSQCGKGFIKSSHLAVHQRIHTGEKPYECHQCGKTFTQSSSLSVHQRIHTGEKPYECDQCGKTFSHSDSLAKHQRIHTGEKPYECSQCGKTFRESSSFAVHQRIHTGEKPYECNQCGKAFRESTTLAIHQRIHTGEKPYKCNQCGKTFRESSSFSVHRRIHTGEKPYQCNQCGKTFTQSSSLAVHQRIHTGEKPYECNQCGKTFTHSDSLARHQRIHTGEKPYECNQCGKTFRESYSFAIHQRIHTGEKPYVCKQCGKTFRQSSCLAVHQRIHTGEKPYICNQCGKGFTQHGSLTVHQRIHTGEKPYECNQFGKAQFFKFEECKNGVLSNSP, encoded by the exons GACTTCCAGTTCCCAGAAAAAATTTGTTCATCCACTTAGAGCAAGAAAGTCTGAGGATCTCCTGTCTAG ATGGAACCAGTTTTGATGAGATAAGTACAAATCTGAAAATGACATCTTGGAATGACTATTCTTGTTATAGTGAAGAGAGGGCTCACCTGGGTAAACATCAGAGAAACTACATTGTTGAGAATGGATATAAATACACTCAACCTCAAAAACCTTTCAGAAGGGGTTCTAGTATTACTAGACCCAAGAGAATCCACACTGATCAAAAATCTTatgaatgtggaaagacttttatgtaCAATTCTAGCCTTCCTGAACAGCAAAGAAGCCACCATAGTAAGACACCTTACTtctgtaatcaatgtggaaaaggTTTCAAATGGTGCAGCCGTCTTACTgtccatcagagaatccacaccggagagaaaccttatgaatgtaatcaatgtggaaaggccttCACACAGAGAGAGAGTCTAGCTAGACATCAGAGAATCCTCACTGGAGAGACACTTTATGGATGTAATCAATTTGGAAAAACTTTCAGTTGTACCTCCactcttgctgtacatcagagaataaACACTGGAAAGAAagcttatgaatgtaatcattgtggaaagactttcagagagAGCTCCAAttttgctgtacatcagagaatccacactggggagaaaccttatgaatgtagtcAATGTGGAAAGGGTTTCATAAAGAGCAGccatcttgctgtacatcagagaatccacaccggagagaaaccttatgaatgtcatCAGTGTGGAAAAACTTTCACACAGAGTTCCAGTCTTTcagtacatcagagaatccacactggagagaaaccttatgaatgtgatcaatgtggaaagactttctcACACAGCGACAGTCTAgctaaacatcagagaatccacactggagagaaaccttatgaatgtagtcaatgtggaaagactttcagggAGAGCTCCAGttttgctgtacatcagagaatccacactggagagaaaccttatgaatgtaatcaatgtggaaaggctttcagagaGAGCACCACTCTTGCCATACATCAGCGAATCCACACCggagaaaaaccttataaatgCAATCAGTGTGGAAAAACTTTCAGAGAGAGCTCCAGTTTTTCTGTACATCGGAGAATCCACACTGGCGAGAAACCTTAtcaatgtaatcaatgtggaaagactttcacacagAGTTCCagtcttgctgtacatcagagaatccacactggagagaaaccttatgaatgtaatcagtgtggaaagactttcacacaCAGTGACAGTCTAGCtagacatcagagaatccacactggagaaaaaccttatgaatgtaatcaatgtggaaagactttcagagaaAGCTACAGTTTTGctatacatcagagaatccacactggagagaaaccttatgtatgtaagcaatgtggaaagactttcagacagAGCTCCtgtcttgctgtacatcagagaatccacactggagagaaaccttatatatgtaatcaatgtggaaagggtTTCACACAGCATGGCAGTCTTACTGtgcatcagagaatccacactggagagaaaccttatgaatgtaatcaatttGGAAAGGCTCAGTTTTTCAAGTTTGAAGAATGCAAAAATGGTGTCCTCTCTAATTCCCCTTGA